A window of the Nibribacter ruber genome harbors these coding sequences:
- a CDS encoding PorP/SprF family type IX secretion system membrane protein — protein sequence MKKLAPLFFLLLVAAPGFAQQKPQYSQYLFNNYLLNPALSGIESYTDIRMGTRRQWVGIEGAPVTYYISGHTSLGTSDRQSSVAAPKGFIPRMAAGNNRTTKYHKSRPHHGFGAMAQSDKTGPLSTSNLTATYAYHHPLTRRVNMSVGISGGVQQTRLDGNALRLNHSNDPTLQPGQMARTKFDLGLGTWIYSDFFYVGASAAQLVSKKAANSEGLQGAQQELQPHFFLTSGYRLKIRYDLSLEPSIMVKYAQPSPVSVDFNLKTTYMSRIWAGVSYRHNDAVAALAGMNVNHLLDIGYSYDLTTSELSTATAGSHELIVGIKLLNKNKVICPQWLW from the coding sequence ATGAAAAAGCTTGCACCTTTGTTTTTCCTGCTACTGGTGGCCGCGCCCGGCTTTGCCCAGCAGAAACCGCAGTACAGCCAATACCTGTTCAACAATTACCTGTTGAACCCCGCCCTTTCTGGCATTGAAAGCTACACAGACATTAGAATGGGTACGCGCCGCCAATGGGTGGGCATTGAAGGGGCTCCGGTTACCTATTATATAAGTGGGCACACCTCTTTGGGTACCAGTGACCGTCAGTCTTCAGTGGCAGCGCCCAAAGGCTTCATTCCCCGAATGGCGGCAGGTAATAATAGAACCACCAAGTACCACAAATCAAGACCGCACCACGGGTTTGGGGCCATGGCGCAATCAGACAAAACGGGTCCGTTGAGCACCAGCAACCTGACTGCCACTTACGCCTACCACCACCCCCTCACCAGACGGGTGAATATGTCAGTGGGGATTTCTGGGGGAGTGCAACAGACCAGGCTGGACGGAAACGCCCTTAGGCTCAACCACAGCAATGATCCTACCCTGCAGCCGGGGCAGATGGCCAGAACCAAGTTTGACCTGGGCCTGGGCACCTGGATTTACTCAGACTTCTTTTACGTGGGTGCCTCTGCCGCGCAGCTGGTGTCTAAGAAAGCGGCCAACTCAGAGGGTTTGCAAGGAGCCCAACAAGAACTACAGCCCCACTTCTTCCTGACCTCGGGGTACCGGCTAAAGATTCGCTATGACCTGTCTCTGGAGCCATCCATCATGGTAAAGTACGCACAGCCAAGTCCGGTTTCAGTGGATTTCAACTTGAAGACTACTTATATGAGTCGCATTTGGGCGGGAGTTTCTTACCGACATAACGATGCCGTGGCAGCCCTGGCAGGCATGAACGTAAATCACCTCCTGGACATTGGCTACTCCTATGACCTGACCACCTCTGAATTGAGCACTGCCACTGCCGGCAGCCATGAGCTCATTGTAGGGATAAAACTGCTGAACAAGAACAAGGTGATTTGTCCGCAGTGGCTATGGTAA